Proteins encoded within one genomic window of Saccharopolyspora pogona:
- a CDS encoding serine/threonine-protein kinase, with the protein MKWQFGPYRVEGLIARGGMGEILRAYDTRHDRIVALKLLAQHLAVDEEFRERFKREAHAAGRLREPHVIPIHAYGEIDGRLYLDMRLVEGSDVGSLLAANGAMRPTDAVAVLEQIAEALDAAHQEGLVHRDVKPSNILVGHSGFAYLVDFGIAASLRPTASLTSTGYTVGTLAYMAPERFDDGPVGHRADVYSLACVLYQCLTGTKPFGGDTAASLINAHLNQPPPVPTGVRGDIPREFDQIVARGMAKDPAERFSSAGELARAARQALTSVTAIPAQFAAPPAEPMRKGGIARWGYVLGGVGVVAVVAGVVAVAAMMHTEPGQAIPADDTSQPVGETMAPPVPTSLPSSEPPPPSSPPVQPPEQKTETQAPETQEPSADPETPPSKPMQTKWCQSISFKGEERGTGCFEAVGDHLFAHDTNKDGMWIKTVSETDYGRTDECNDLNSDGPPVDCNLDLSEKGMVRIKIELWDGKSKLSETAWSNFVPIGQ; encoded by the coding sequence GTGAAGTGGCAGTTCGGTCCTTACCGGGTGGAAGGATTGATCGCGCGGGGTGGGATGGGTGAGATCCTCCGCGCGTACGACACGCGCCACGATCGCATCGTCGCCCTCAAGCTGCTGGCCCAGCACCTCGCGGTCGACGAGGAGTTCCGCGAGCGCTTCAAGCGGGAGGCGCACGCGGCCGGACGGCTCCGCGAGCCGCACGTCATCCCGATCCACGCCTACGGCGAGATCGACGGCCGGCTGTACCTGGACATGCGGCTGGTCGAGGGCAGCGACGTCGGGTCCCTGCTCGCCGCCAACGGCGCGATGCGCCCGACAGATGCGGTGGCGGTGCTGGAACAGATCGCGGAGGCGTTGGACGCCGCGCACCAGGAAGGCCTGGTGCACCGCGACGTAAAGCCGTCGAACATCCTGGTCGGCCACAGCGGTTTCGCCTACCTCGTCGACTTCGGCATCGCCGCGTCGCTGCGCCCCACCGCGTCGCTGACCTCCACCGGCTACACCGTCGGCACGCTCGCCTACATGGCGCCGGAGCGGTTCGACGATGGCCCCGTCGGCCACCGAGCAGACGTCTACTCGTTGGCCTGCGTGCTCTACCAATGCCTGACCGGTACGAAGCCGTTCGGCGGGGACACCGCGGCGTCGCTGATCAACGCGCACCTCAACCAGCCGCCGCCGGTGCCGACCGGCGTTCGCGGCGACATCCCGCGCGAATTCGACCAGATCGTCGCGCGAGGCATGGCGAAGGACCCCGCCGAGCGCTTCTCCAGCGCAGGTGAGCTGGCCCGCGCGGCGCGCCAGGCGCTGACCAGCGTCACGGCGATCCCGGCGCAGTTCGCGGCACCGCCAGCGGAACCGATGCGCAAGGGCGGCATCGCGCGCTGGGGGTACGTACTGGGTGGGGTCGGGGTCGTCGCGGTCGTGGCCGGCGTGGTGGCAGTCGCGGCCATGATGCACACCGAGCCGGGCCAGGCGATTCCGGCGGATGACACCTCGCAGCCGGTAGGGGAGACGATGGCGCCGCCGGTCCCCACCTCGTTGCCTTCCAGCGAGCCCCCGCCGCCGTCCTCCCCGCCGGTCCAGCCGCCGGAGCAGAAAACCGAAACGCAAGCTCCCGAGACCCAGGAGCCGTCGGCGGATCCCGAGACACCGCCGTCGAAGCCGATGCAGACCAAGTGGTGCCAGTCGATCAGCTTCAAGGGCGAGGAGCGCGGCACCGGCTGCTTCGAGGCGGTCGGCGACCACCTCTTCGCGCACGACACCAACAAAGACGGCATGTGGATCAAGACCGTGTCGGAAACCGACTACGGTCGCACGGACGAGTGCAACGACCTGAACAGCGACGGCCCGCCGGTGGACTGCAACCTGGACCTGAGCGAGAAGGGCATGGTCCGCATCAAGATCGAGCTCTGGGACGGCAAGAGCAAGCTCAGCGAGACCGCCTGGTCCAATTTCGTCCCGATCGGCCAGTGA